A section of the Clostridium omnivorum genome encodes:
- a CDS encoding L-2-amino-thiazoline-4-carboxylic acid hydrolase codes for MNLKRLVYMVTMHRSKKYIVNKYGEAFWKDFKQKSMRILNSILPKVPDIGNSIFAFNYEFCPAYISWYKSFMELGLSSDEACKEIWKMNECLVTIIPSWVLSMSVEAYLGGFRRSAARHEQRMKENKLHPYDWKIAYREIDDNTFEIDITECAMLKLSKDFDALGMYPAICRMDYLFSHYMGSGFERTKTLGDGDSCCNCRYHMRGSCEWAPEKGFEYRK; via the coding sequence ATGAACCTTAAAAGGTTAGTATATATGGTTACTATGCATAGGTCAAAAAAGTATATTGTTAATAAATATGGAGAAGCATTTTGGAAAGATTTTAAGCAAAAGTCTATGAGAATATTGAATAGCATTTTACCTAAGGTTCCAGATATAGGCAACAGCATATTTGCCTTTAACTATGAATTTTGCCCTGCTTATATATCTTGGTATAAAAGCTTTATGGAACTTGGATTAAGCAGTGATGAGGCGTGCAAAGAAATATGGAAAATGAATGAATGCTTAGTTACGATAATCCCAAGCTGGGTTCTGTCTATGTCAGTTGAAGCATACTTAGGCGGGTTTCGTAGAAGTGCAGCAAGGCATGAGCAAAGGATGAAGGAAAATAAGCTTCACCCCTATGATTGGAAAATTGCGTATAGGGAGATAGATGATAATACATTTGAAATTGATATAACAGAATGTGCAATGCTAAAGCTAAGTAAAGACTTTGATGCTCTTGGCATGTACCCAGCTATTTGTAGAATGGACTACCTTTTTTCACACTATATGGGCAGCGGTTTTGAACGTACTAAAACCTTAGGGGATGGTGATAGTTGCTGCAACTGCAGATATCATATGAGGGGAAGTTGTGAATGGGCACCTGAAAAGGGCTTTGAATATAGAAAGTAA
- a CDS encoding metallophosphoesterase family protein, which yields MRFLIFSDSKGKENGINEKVLSRLLKESKRLRPEPDFIMLGGDNVGGSSDMDIYMEQLQRLRALIDICYPGIALLPVIGNHEVNNEPADDSYEKIFKSIYNDVLPHNCLQGYNNTVYYSDYGNTRFIVLNSFHYGELNRIGERQLNWLQDTASKPMKNKIVFVHSPAFPTGAHMGHCLDLNQRDRDAFWNIVENCNVDIVFSGHEHNYSRRKCGSVYQIITGGAGEKLKDKYKDKKGVIEGPKAKYHFVAVDIENSGLKVSAIGFDGKLLDEFTMDKY from the coding sequence ATGAGATTTTTAATTTTCAGTGATTCTAAAGGGAAAGAAAATGGTATAAATGAGAAGGTACTGTCAAGGTTACTAAAGGAGAGCAAGAGACTTAGGCCAGAGCCTGATTTTATTATGCTCGGAGGAGACAATGTAGGAGGCAGCAGCGACATGGATATATATATGGAGCAGCTTCAAAGACTGAGAGCTTTAATAGATATATGTTATCCTGGCATAGCTCTGCTCCCTGTGATAGGAAATCATGAAGTGAATAATGAGCCTGCAGATGACAGCTATGAAAAAATATTTAAGAGTATTTATAATGATGTGCTCCCACATAATTGCCTTCAGGGTTACAACAATACTGTGTATTACTCAGATTATGGAAACACAAGATTTATAGTACTTAATTCCTTTCACTATGGAGAATTAAACAGGATTGGAGAGAGACAGCTGAACTGGCTTCAGGATACAGCTTCAAAGCCAATGAAGAATAAAATAGTTTTTGTTCACTCTCCTGCATTTCCAACAGGAGCTCATATGGGACACTGTCTTGATTTAAATCAAAGGGATAGGGATGCCTTTTGGAACATAGTTGAGAATTGCAATGTAGATATAGTATTTTCAGGCCATGAGCATAATTATTCAAGAAGAAAATGTGGAAGCGTTTATCAGATAATAACCGGAGGAGCAGGAGAGAAGCTTAAAGATAAATACAAGGATAAAAAGGGAGTTATAGAAGGTCCTAAAGCTAAATATCATTTTGTAGCTGTGGATATTGAGAACAGTGGATTAAAAGTGTCAGCAATTGGATTTGATGGTAAGCTTTTAGATGAATTTACAATGGATAAGTACTAA
- a CDS encoding amino acid ABC transporter permease produces MSFDWVVKIVQNNWQMFLRGAGMTLYISLIGTILGTCIGLLVGVVRTIPLPERGVKKIIFKLVNLILSIYIEIFRGTPMIVQAMVIYYGSALAFGIDMNKVYAALFIVSINTGAYMSEIVRGGIVSIDKGQFEAAEAIGMRHIQTMTSVILPQVIRNILPATGNEFVINIKDTSVLNVISVTELYFQTKSVSGNNFRYFETFFVACVIYFVMTFTITRILRYIERKLDGPDNYIMCGNQMQVETAEDALRRTNNNDGLAC; encoded by the coding sequence ATGAGCTTTGATTGGGTAGTAAAAATTGTACAAAATAACTGGCAAATGTTCCTTCGTGGAGCTGGAATGACACTATATATTTCTTTGATTGGTACTATATTAGGTACTTGCATAGGATTATTAGTAGGAGTAGTACGTACTATTCCTCTTCCTGAGCGAGGGGTTAAAAAAATTATATTTAAGCTTGTTAATCTTATTCTGTCTATATATATAGAAATATTCCGAGGAACACCAATGATTGTACAAGCTATGGTAATTTATTATGGATCAGCTTTAGCCTTCGGAATAGATATGAACAAGGTATATGCAGCACTCTTTATTGTTTCGATTAATACTGGAGCGTATATGTCAGAAATTGTTCGTGGCGGTATTGTTTCAATCGATAAAGGACAATTTGAAGCAGCTGAGGCTATAGGTATGAGGCATATTCAAACTATGACAAGTGTTATATTACCACAGGTAATTCGTAATATTTTACCTGCAACCGGTAATGAATTTGTAATTAATATAAAAGATACCTCAGTACTTAACGTAATCTCTGTAACAGAATTATATTTCCAAACAAAATCAGTTTCAGGAAATAACTTCAGATACTTTGAAACATTCTTCGTTGCTTGCGTAATATATTTTGTTATGACCTTTACAATTACGAGAATTCTTCGTTATATTGAAAGAAAATTAGATGGCCCAGATAATTACATTATGTGTGGCAATCAAATGCAAGTAGAAACTGCTGAGGATGCTCTTCGCAGAACGAATAATAATGATGGACTAGCTTGTTAA
- a CDS encoding amino acid ABC transporter ATP-binding protein, with the protein MEKVIDIQHLSKSFGAHEVLKDIDFSVNKGEVVCIIGSSGSGKSTLLRCVNLLEKPSGGQIIYNGENILDDKHDIYAYRTKLGMVFQQFNLFNNHNVLSNCVVGQMKVLKRSREEAEKVAMKYLKVVGMDKFINAKPRQLSGGQKQRVAIARALSMEPDVMLFDEPTSALDPEMVGEVLKVMKELAESGLTMLIVTHEMGFAKEVSDRVVFMDKGVIAEEGSPEQIFNNPTQERTREFLKRTLQRDN; encoded by the coding sequence ATGGAAAAAGTAATTGATATTCAACATTTAAGCAAATCCTTTGGAGCTCATGAAGTTTTAAAAGACATAGATTTTTCAGTAAATAAAGGTGAAGTAGTATGTATAATAGGTTCCTCTGGATCAGGTAAATCCACTCTTCTTCGCTGTGTTAACCTTTTAGAGAAGCCAAGCGGTGGCCAAATTATTTATAACGGAGAAAATATTTTAGATGATAAACATGATATCTATGCATATCGTACAAAATTGGGTATGGTGTTTCAACAATTCAACTTGTTTAACAATCACAATGTATTAAGCAACTGTGTTGTAGGCCAAATGAAGGTTTTAAAACGTTCCAGGGAAGAAGCTGAAAAAGTTGCTATGAAATATTTAAAGGTTGTTGGAATGGATAAGTTTATTAATGCAAAGCCAAGACAACTTTCAGGTGGTCAGAAGCAGCGTGTGGCTATAGCAAGAGCTCTTTCAATGGAACCAGATGTTATGCTTTTTGATGAACCAACATCTGCCCTTGATCCTGAGATGGTTGGAGAAGTTCTGAAGGTTATGAAAGAGTTAGCTGAAAGTGGCCTTACTATGCTTATAGTAACTCACGAAATGGGATTTGCTAAAGAAGTGTCAGATCGTGTAGTATTTATGGACAAAGGAGTTATTGCAGAAGAAGGAAGTCCAGAGCAAATCTTCAATAATCCAACTCAAGAACGTACTAGAGAATTTTTAAAACGAACATTACAGAGAGATAACTAA
- a CDS encoding PHP domain-containing protein translates to MFSKGDLHIHSTASDGALSPEEIILLAKDRQVDTIAIADHNSVSAINEAAEAGNKYGISVIPAVELSTRYNGESIHVLGYFRDRSYESYNFQQIITLVKNHKAVEARKIIGSLRGRNSNNHLSVYEGIHFLRLFGAAVVLAHPVRISEKNLPELLAMPFDGIEARYCLSSEDSTKFFIETALNKFSFYTGGSDFHTNKIRDEKHCIIGEPYLNSLELQRFLVNSGALVLGAGAQTRCLYRWIPYY, encoded by the coding sequence ATGTTTTCAAAAGGGGATCTTCATATACATTCCACTGCATCGGATGGTGCACTAAGCCCAGAAGAAATAATTTTACTAGCAAAAGACAGACAGGTTGATACTATTGCTATCGCGGATCACAATTCAGTATCAGCCATAAATGAAGCTGCAGAAGCAGGCAATAAGTATGGTATCTCAGTAATTCCTGCTGTTGAGCTATCTACTAGGTATAACGGTGAAAGCATTCATGTGTTAGGATATTTTAGGGATAGGAGCTATGAAAGCTATAATTTTCAGCAGATTATAACACTTGTAAAAAATCATAAGGCTGTGGAAGCTAGAAAAATCATTGGTAGCCTTAGAGGCAGAAACAGTAATAATCATCTTTCAGTTTACGAAGGAATCCATTTTTTAAGGCTATTTGGAGCTGCTGTGGTGCTTGCTCATCCTGTTCGCATTTCAGAAAAAAACTTGCCAGAGCTTTTAGCTATGCCCTTTGACGGAATAGAAGCAAGATACTGCCTTAGTAGCGAGGATTCAACTAAATTTTTTATAGAAACAGCATTAAATAAATTTTCTTTTTATACTGGAGGCTCAGACTTTCATACCAACAAGATTAGAGATGAAAAGCACTGTATTATTGGAGAGCCATATCTTAATTCATTAGAACTTCAAAGGTTTCTTGTAAATTCTGGAGCCTTGGTGCTTGGTGCTGGTGCGCAAACCAGATGTTTATATAGATGGATTCCTTACTATTAG
- a CDS encoding transporter substrate-binding domain-containing protein translates to MNRKISVLIAVFLSAVMLFTGCGKGNGTNKEVKGGTFKVGLEAGYAPFNWTQKDDSNGAVKIEGSSEYAGGYDIEIAKKIAKDLGKELVVVKTEWDGLVPALTSGKIDAIIAGMSPTAERKATIDFSDNYYKSNLVMVVKKGGKYDGATSIQDFKGAKVTAQLNTFHYSVIDQIQGVAKQPAMDNFPAMRVALQSGMIDGYVSERPEGVSAETANSAFKMVEFKTGFTTSDDDTAIAVGVKKGSDLTAKINKTLSGISEQDRKAIMDNAIKNQPAAK, encoded by the coding sequence ATGAATAGAAAAATATCAGTATTAATAGCAGTATTTTTATCAGCAGTTATGCTGTTTACAGGATGTGGAAAAGGCAATGGTACAAATAAAGAAGTAAAGGGTGGAACTTTTAAAGTAGGTCTTGAAGCTGGATATGCACCTTTCAACTGGACTCAAAAGGATGATTCCAATGGAGCAGTTAAAATTGAGGGAAGCTCAGAGTATGCAGGAGGATATGATATAGAAATAGCAAAGAAAATTGCTAAGGATTTAGGAAAAGAATTAGTAGTTGTTAAAACTGAATGGGATGGTCTTGTACCTGCATTAACTTCAGGAAAAATTGATGCAATTATAGCAGGTATGTCTCCAACAGCAGAGCGTAAAGCAACAATTGATTTTTCAGATAACTATTATAAATCAAATTTAGTAATGGTTGTTAAAAAGGGTGGAAAATATGACGGAGCTACTTCTATTCAGGATTTCAAGGGAGCAAAGGTAACTGCTCAATTAAATACTTTCCACTATTCAGTAATAGATCAGATACAAGGGGTAGCTAAGCAGCCAGCAATGGACAACTTCCCAGCAATGAGAGTTGCTCTTCAATCAGGAATGATAGATGGATATGTTTCAGAGCGTCCTGAAGGCGTTAGTGCTGAAACTGCTAATTCAGCCTTTAAAATGGTTGAATTTAAAACTGGATTCACTACTTCCGATGATGATACTGCAATTGCTGTAGGTGTTAAAAAGGGCAGTGATCTAACAGCAAAAATTAATAAAACCTTAAGCGGAATATCAGAACAAGACCGTAAAGCTATAATGGATAATGCTATAAAGAACCAGCCAGCAGCTAAATAG
- a CDS encoding TetR/AcrR family transcriptional regulator: MVKKSYVKKDKVIEAAIKVVSEKSVEEATVREIAERAGVTTGTIYHYYKNKEELLYDVINHSVHFIYKITEVKEAKTKTQEELEAQIKSEVAQRLSKIEEQKLHIMLMSDILSKNGDMKEKSKTNYENIIRKSAELYYSSFGVENEKLRRSVISILIAALDGVAIQQSLSVLPEEQENFIKIFNDFFAESIPPFLEKHKLDK; the protein is encoded by the coding sequence ATGGTAAAAAAATCATATGTAAAAAAGGATAAGGTTATAGAAGCTGCTATAAAAGTAGTAAGTGAAAAAAGCGTTGAAGAAGCAACAGTACGTGAAATAGCTGAGAGGGCTGGAGTGACAACAGGAACAATTTATCATTACTATAAAAATAAAGAAGAATTACTATATGATGTAATAAATCATTCAGTGCATTTTATATATAAAATCACCGAAGTTAAGGAAGCTAAAACCAAAACTCAAGAAGAACTTGAAGCACAGATTAAAAGTGAAGTTGCACAGCGTTTGTCAAAAATTGAAGAGCAAAAATTACATATAATGCTTATGAGTGATATACTTTCAAAGAATGGCGACATGAAGGAAAAGTCCAAAACAAATTATGAAAATATAATAAGAAAGTCTGCAGAGCTTTATTATAGTTCCTTTGGAGTAGAAAATGAAAAGCTTAGAAGATCAGTTATTTCAATATTGATTGCAGCCCTTGATGGAGTAGCTATACAGCAGTCATTGAGTGTTTTGCCTGAAGAACAGGAAAATTTTATTAAGATATTTAATGACTTTTTCGCGGAGAGTATTCCTCCGTTTTTAGAAAAGCATAAACTGGATAAGTAG
- a CDS encoding sensor domain-containing diguanylate cyclase, with product MITKELMKLKKGIILHGICIFIAASFIYLVIAVVLQIKTNELKKSEIIRNEEILLNAEQDVISYRVDRVVSDVLYIADSFEAHSVDSSDFTNIEKEWISFSNRKRIYDQIRFIDVDGNERIRINYSEKGATEVGKGQLQNKKDSYYFTASTGLKKDQIYISKLDLNVDNDKIEQPSLPTIRFATPVFGQDGKIKGVVILNYYANYVLRQFEDVSLPSYGNMILLNSNGYWLFNKQDRDKEWTFMYDDKKNVSFKNEFSKEWNLITSGSKGSFNTENGYYSYSNISFNDNKLADKTKSTTNEATVLDEGNWIAVSYIPKSREAQLMIFTDVYTNTKYILKNNIPIFIFIAILAAVIALLMAINKLSKERIKYFSEYDSMTGALNRRAGFEILNKIYQDFARDKGAISICFCDINGLKEVNDNLGHVTGDELISSIVSVIKKHIRESDFIIRLGGDEFLIIFVNSDIEQSERIWSRINDEFTRINQEDNRKYIISISHGIEEFKFNSNEYIDEIINSADSKMYNEKRIIKRNFKAIK from the coding sequence ATGATAACTAAAGAACTGATGAAATTGAAAAAAGGTATAATATTACATGGTATTTGCATATTCATTGCTGCAAGTTTTATATATTTAGTTATTGCTGTTGTTCTTCAGATAAAAACAAATGAATTAAAGAAAAGCGAAATAATAAGAAATGAAGAAATATTACTAAATGCTGAGCAGGATGTAATTTCATATAGAGTCGATAGAGTTGTTTCAGACGTTTTATATATAGCAGATAGTTTTGAAGCTCATAGTGTAGATTCTAGTGACTTTACAAATATTGAAAAGGAATGGATATCATTTTCTAATAGAAAAAGGATATATGATCAAATACGATTTATTGATGTAGATGGAAATGAGAGAATAAGAATTAATTACTCAGAAAAGGGTGCAACTGAAGTAGGAAAGGGGCAGCTTCAAAACAAGAAGGACAGTTATTACTTTACGGCTTCAACTGGTCTGAAAAAGGATCAAATTTATATTTCCAAGTTAGATTTGAATGTTGACAACGATAAAATAGAGCAGCCTAGCTTACCTACCATTAGATTTGCCACACCAGTTTTTGGACAAGACGGTAAAATAAAAGGTGTTGTAATATTAAATTATTATGCAAACTATGTTTTAAGGCAATTTGAAGATGTATCATTGCCAAGCTATGGAAATATGATTTTATTAAATTCTAATGGATATTGGCTTTTCAATAAACAAGATAGAGATAAAGAATGGACATTTATGTACGATGATAAGAAAAATGTGAGTTTTAAGAATGAGTTTTCTAAGGAGTGGAACCTTATAACCAGTGGCAGTAAGGGTTCATTCAATACAGAGAATGGTTACTATTCATATTCCAATATAAGCTTTAATGATAACAAATTAGCTGACAAAACAAAAAGTACAACAAATGAAGCCACAGTTTTAGATGAGGGAAATTGGATAGCAGTATCCTATATACCTAAGAGCAGAGAAGCTCAATTAATGATTTTTACTGACGTATATACAAATACTAAATACATTTTAAAAAATAATATACCAATTTTTATTTTTATAGCTATTTTAGCAGCAGTTATTGCTCTTTTAATGGCAATAAATAAGCTTTCAAAAGAGAGAATAAAATATTTTTCAGAGTATGATTCAATGACAGGAGCTCTTAATAGAAGAGCTGGCTTTGAAATTTTGAATAAAATATATCAGGATTTTGCAAGGGATAAAGGGGCTATAAGTATTTGTTTTTGTGATATTAATGGTTTAAAGGAAGTAAATGATAATCTAGGTCATGTAACTGGAGACGAGCTTATATCCTCAATAGTCAGTGTAATTAAAAAGCATATAAGGGAATCAGATTTTATAATAAGGCTTGGTGGAGATGAATTCTTAATAATATTTGTTAATTCTGATATTGAGCAATCAGAAAGAATTTGGAGTAGAATTAATGATGAATTTACTAGAATTAACCAGGAAGACAATCGAAAATATATAATAAGTATAAGCCACGGTATAGAAGAGTTTAAATTTAATTCTAATGAGTACATTGACGAGATTATTAATTCAGCTGATTCGAAAATGTATAATGAAAAGAGAATTATAAAAAGGAATTTTAAAGCTATAAAGTAA
- the def gene encoding peptide deformylase, with the protein MALRQIRLQDDEILRKKSRVVEVVDDRIRQILNDMADTMYNTENGGGLAGPQVGILKRLVVIDMGQGLIKLVNPRIINQEGTQEVVEGCLSIPNTWGKLTRPAKVTIQALNENGEEITLTGTGDLAKCFCHEIDHLEGILFTDLVTEFLK; encoded by the coding sequence ATGGCATTGAGACAAATAAGATTGCAGGATGATGAAATATTAAGAAAAAAGAGCAGAGTAGTGGAAGTTGTTGATGATAGGATAAGACAGATTTTAAATGATATGGCTGATACTATGTATAATACAGAAAATGGCGGAGGACTAGCAGGTCCACAAGTAGGCATATTGAAGAGGCTAGTTGTAATAGATATGGGACAAGGACTAATAAAATTAGTAAACCCAAGAATCATTAATCAAGAAGGAACACAAGAAGTTGTAGAAGGCTGTTTAAGTATTCCAAACACTTGGGGAAAGCTTACTAGACCTGCAAAGGTAACAATACAGGCCCTAAATGAAAACGGAGAGGAAATTACTTTAACAGGTACAGGAGATTTAGCAAAATGCTTTTGTCATGAAATAGACCATTTAGAGGGCATTCTTTTTACTGATTTAGTTACTGAATTTTTAAAGTAA
- a CDS encoding HIT family protein: MYVKQLSKGEKEALKQRFKKIKELQEKGICFSCYNFETGDIFPDDGLVFYEDEKVRCLFEKYPKATGHTIIVAKEHYEDISEMPLELGIHILKISDAIIKLHKEVLGAEKVYMCTICDGKRNHLHFQLLPRLKGDTIGFGNFAKEEGLLMDYDETVEVYKQRLKGFKL; this comes from the coding sequence TTGTACGTTAAGCAATTATCCAAAGGCGAAAAAGAAGCACTAAAACAAAGATTCAAAAAAATAAAAGAGCTGCAGGAAAAAGGTATATGTTTTTCCTGCTATAATTTCGAAACAGGAGATATTTTCCCTGATGATGGTTTAGTTTTTTATGAGGATGAGAAGGTAAGATGTTTATTTGAAAAATACCCAAAAGCAACTGGACATACGATTATAGTAGCAAAGGAACATTATGAAGATATTTCTGAAATGCCACTTGAATTAGGAATACATATATTAAAAATATCAGATGCAATAATTAAACTCCATAAAGAAGTTTTAGGTGCAGAAAAGGTATATATGTGCACAATATGCGACGGTAAAAGAAATCATTTGCATTTTCAGCTTTTGCCTAGACTAAAAGGCGATACCATAGGCTTTGGAAACTTTGCCAAAGAAGAAGGTCTTCTTATGGATTATGATGAAACAGTAGAAGTATATAAACAGAGATTAAAAGGATTTAAACTATAG